The genomic stretch ACAATTCATCTTTTGCAGTATCTGGTCTGGGAGCAGCTTCAGGATGTGGTGAGGCCATGCGCGGCGAGCGTATAGATTACGACGAAGGTAATCTTCGTCACGGGGCTGGTAGACTCCTGTGATAAACAGCAGGGGAAAATAGGGATCAACCCCCAACTCGTTACAGACAGCGTAATAGTCGCGGCTCTTGAAGGCCGCGTTACTCACGGGGCACTTAAAAGATGTCATATGAGCAGGTCTCACATGGCCCACTCATACAGTTTCTTCAAGACGGTAGCTCATCGCTGATTATTGCTCCTAATTACAGGATATGGTATACTGGACAACGAGGTGAAATCCAATGGCAGTTGAACGTTTGGTTGAGGAAATCAAAACAATCATAAGCGGGTGAAAGCATTGCCTGAATATGTGGTGGACTCATCGTTCTTAATCTCGCTGTCCAGGATTAACGCCCTCCAGTTGATTAAGCTGCTGCCCGGGCCTGCCCTGTGCCCGGAGGAAGTGTACCAGGAAGTTGTTGAAACAGGTTTACACCGGGGCTACGCCGATGCGTTTCTGATCAGCCGTGAAGTCTTTCTCCCCGAACCACCCCTGGTCAAAAGCGTGGCGGTATCAAATCGCCTGGGAACAAAAGGAATATCACCGGTGGATGATAGCGTTTTATCCCTGGCTTTTCAGCGAAAGGCCGTCCTGTTGACGGATGATATAAGGTTGCGTAAAAAGGCTCTTGGAGCCGGCCTGAAGGTTCATACCTCGCCGGAATTCCTTCTGTACTATCTTAACTATGACAGTTTCAAATCGGCCCTTGATGGTTTGGTAAAACACAGGCGACTGGACGAAAAAATAGCAAAACTTTACCTGGAGGCCAAGAGACAATGGAAAAAAGAGTAAGAATAAGCACCGAGTTTGATCCGGTGCTCTTAAAAAGGTTGGACGCATATGCTTCCAAAAGGTACCTGGACCGTTCATCCGCCCTTCAGCAATTAGTTTCCTTTGCGCTACGTGAAATCTACAAAAAAGAGGCCGTACAGGCTTACCGGGAGGGCCGGATGACTATCCGGCAGTGCGCAGATATG from Desulfofundulus luciae encodes the following:
- a CDS encoding UPF0175 family protein; amino-acid sequence: MEKRVRISTEFDPVLLKRLDAYASKRYLDRSSALQQLVSFALREIYKKEAVQAYREGRMTIRQCADMLGVDYFEMNEILKSENINIIPEPEQGLATLLPELEDSFGKNP